A stretch of DNA from Streptomyces gobiensis:
CAGCTTCTCCAGCATGGCGGCACGATGAGCCGCGTAGTCGGCACCCGTCGGGTCGAGCCCGGACGTCAGCACGGTCACAGCAGCACCTCCGGTATCTCCAGATGGCGGGCGCGCAACCACTCCCCCACCGCCTTGGCCTGTGGATCAAAACGGGCCTGCGAGGCGACGCCCTCACCGAGAAGCCCGTCGACGACAAAGTTCAGCGCCCTGAGGTTCGGCAGCACATGCCGTACGACGGGCAGTTCAGCGGTCTCCGGCAGCAGGGCGCGGAAGCGGTCGGCGGTCAGCGTGTGCGCCAGCCATCGCCAGGTCTCCTGGTTCCCATCGCGTGCCCATACCCCGACGTTGGCGCTGCCGCCCTTGTCGCCGCTGCGTGCCCCGGCGACCAGTCCGAGCGGGGCGCGGCGGGTGGCGCCGTATCCGGTCAGCGGCTCGGGCAGGGGCGGCTGAGGCACCTCGGCCAGCTCCTGGCTCCGGGGCGCGGGCGGCACCCCGATACGGCGGCCATCGGGCAGTACGGCGGTGTGCGTGACCGTTTCGGCCGCCGTATACGCGGCCTCGAACACGCCGTAGGGCGAGGCCTTGCCGGGTGGCGCGGTGAGGTGGAAGCCGGGATAGCTGGCCAGGGCGAGCTCAACCGCGGCGCTGCTCACCAAGCGGCCCACGGCGTCGGGGTCACGGTCGCGGACGACGAGCCGGAGGACGGCGCTGGCCTCCTCCTGCACCGGAGCGTCCAGCCAGTCGGTGCGGGCCAGCGACCAGCTCACCTGTTCCGGGCCCGGCCTGCGCTTGCCCAGCACGTCCGCCATCTGCTCCTGGACCAGTGCTGCCTTGGCCTCGATCTCCAGCCCCGTGAGCACGAAGACGACCTCATTGCGGAAGCCGCCGAGCCGGGTGAGCCCGACCTTGAGCGTGGGCGGCGGGGGTTCGCCCCGTACGCCCTCGATACGGACCCGGTCGGTCCCTTCCCCGACGAGCCGCACGGTGTCGAGCCGGGCGGTGACATCGGGTCCGGCGTAGCGGGCGCCACCGGTCTCATAGAGGAGCTGCGCGGTGACGGTCCCGGCGGTCACCGCACCGCCCGTACCCGGGTGCTTGGTGATGACCGCTGAACCGTCCGGGTGGATCTCGGCGATGGGGAAGCCGGGGCGCCGGACATCGTGCTCGCCGAAGAACGCGTAGTTGCCGCCGGTGGCCTGGGTACCGCACTCCAGCACATGCCCGGCGACCACGGCCCCGGCCAGCGCGTCCCAGTCATCGGCGGCCCAGCCGTGGTGCGCGGCGGCCGGTCCGGTGACCAGCGCGGCATCGGTGACCCGGCCGGTGACCACCACATCGGCGCCCGCCCGCAGGCACTCGGCGATGCCCGCACCGCCGAGGTAGGCGTTGGCGGTGATCACGTCCTCGCCCCACTGCCGGGCGCCGCGCAGATCGTCACCCTCAACGTGGGCTACCCGTACGGGGACACCGACCCGGTCGGCCAGCTCCCGGATGGCGTCGGCGAGTCCGGCGGGGTTGAGGCCGCCCGCGTTGCTGACGAGCTTGACGCCGTGGGCCTGGGCGAGGCCGAGCCCCTCTTCCAGCTGCCGCAGGAAGGTGGTGGCGTAACCGCGGGCCGGGTCCTGCTGCTGGCCGCGTCCGAGGATGAGCATGGTCAGCTCGGCGAGGTAGTCGCCGGTGAGGACGTCCAGGGGGCCGCCGGTGAGCATGTCGCGCAGGGCGTCGAAGCGGTCGCCGTAGAAGCCGGAGGCGTTTGCGATGCGCAGCACGTTTGGCCCCTCCCTTGTCGGTGCCACGTCAGCGTGGCACCGACCAGAGAAACAATCAAGCATGCTTGCTCTACTTTTCCCTCCGGGGCCGCGGGTGGGTTTCCCCTAACCCGGCCCCTTCCCGAAACTGGGGGCTGACGCCCCCAGACCCCCAGCGTTGTGGGCACTCGCAGCCCCGCGAGGGGCTGTGGGTGGGCACAACACCGGCCACCGGCCCGCACCCGCCCAACCCCGGGGCCCGGGGCAAAGCCCCGGTTTCCGGGAAGGGGCGGGATACGGGGAAACCCACCCCCGGGGCGAAGCCCCGCCACGCGGCGGAGCCGCACACCGGGTACAGCCGGGAAGGGGCGGGATACGGGGACACCCTCCGGTGGCGACGGCGCTCGCGTCAGCGCTTCAGGCGCTGCTTCAGCCGCTTGCCCTCCGGGGACTCACCCAGCGTGTTCCACAGCTTGGCGGAGCTGGTGGAGGTGTAGACCCCCGGCGCCCCCTGCTCCGCACAGCCGTCGCCCCACGACACAACACCGATCTGGATGATGTCCTCACGGCCCGGCACCTTGCGGAAGATCGGGCCACCGCTGTCGCCCTGGCAGGAGTCCTTGCCTTCCTTCCCAGCGCAGATATTGACCTTGCGGTCGTAGTCGCTGTAGGCCACCTTGCACTCGTTGTGCGAGAGGATCGGCACATTGACCTTGCGCAGCCGGTCCGGCGAGTGCGGCAGATCGGTGTCGGTGTTGCCCCAGCCGATCACGGTCGCCTTGGCACCGGGGCGGATCAGCGCGTCAGTGCCCGCCGTGGGCATCTTGATGGGCTTGATGCCCGTCACCGGCTTGGCCAGTTCGAGGAAGGCGACATCGTAGGCCTGCTCCCCCTTGGCGTAACGCGGGTGGACGACGATGCCGCCGGGGTCGCCCTCGCCCTGGGGCTTTCTGATGTTGCGGATCTGCCCTTGCTGGGCGTTGGACAGGACCGTTCGGCCGACCGCCACCTGCAGATTCTTCGGCTGCTGGTGGTCGACGCAGTGGGCGGCGGTCATGACGACATACGGGTTGACCAGGCTGCCGCCGCAGAACTGCCGCTTCTTCGCGTTTCCTTTGCCCTTGCTCAGCAGAGCGACCATGAACGGGTAGGCGTCGTTGGACACATCGCCGCCACCGACGATGCGGGCGCCGGGCTTGGCCCGGTCCGCACCGGAAGGGGCGGCCTGAGCCGTCGGGGCAGTGGTCGCGATGAGCGCCACCGCGGCGGTCGAGGCAAGACCAGCCGCGGCTATTCGCAGGGTGGGTCGCATAGGTGGGGTGGCTCCTCTTCCATGAGAATGGATTCCGCCAGGCGAATGCGCACACCAAAGAGAATGCGTGAGCCCAACCTGCCCGGCACACAAGGATGTTGGGCATAGATTAAGAGCAACACCGCACCTGCGTCAAAGAATTCTCAGCACCGATCTCAGCACGGGGAAAGACAATTGCCGGGGCATTGGTCACGTCAGATGTTCAGACGCGGGAGCGGGCTCCGAGGTTTACTCGTTTGGTGGATACCTTTTCTGGCGGCACGCCAGTCATGGCCGTCGGCCGATGGCGCCCGACCGGCTGTGGGGGATGGCCGGCGCCCGGCAGGTGCCCCGCAATACCCACCGACCGACGGAGATTTCGGCGGTGATGCCAGGGCCGAAGCCAGCGAGCAGGCCACGCGCGGAGTCGACCGGGCTACCCTCGTCAAACAGCCTGCGCAGCGCGTCCAGCACCACCGCGCTGGCGATGTTCCCGTACTCGGCCAGCGTGGCACGGCTGAAACGGAACGCCTCGGACGGCACCCCCAGAATGCGGCTGAGGTCATCCAGAATCCGTGGACCACCCGCGTGGATGATGTAGAAGTCCAGTTCAGAGGCGTCCCAGCCATGCTGGGCGGCGAGGCTCCGCAGGGCTGGCGCCAGCGGTTCCATGGTCGTCGGCACCCGTTTGTCCAGCATGAAGTGGAATCCGGTGGCGCGGACCCGGTAGGCGATCCAGTCCTCGGTGTCCGGCACCAGATACGAGCCGTTGCGCTCCAGCGCCATGCCCGTACCACCCTGTCCGCGCACCACCGCGGCGGCCAGGCCGTCCCCGAACAGGCCGTTGGACAGCAGGTTCCCGACGCCGAGATCCGTGGGCTGGTAACACAGTGAGCAGAACTCACAGCAGACGATGAGGGCATTGGCATCGGGGTAGGCCGTACAGAAATCATGTGCGCGATTGATCGCCGCGCCACCGGCGGCACAGCCGAGCTGGGCGATGGGCAGCTGGCGGGTGTCGCTCGAGAAGTCCATGGTGTTGATCATCCACGCCGTCATCGACGGCATCATGAAGCCGGTGCACGAGACGTAAATGATCAAGTCGATGTCGGCGGTGCGGAGTCCGGCGTCGTCCAGCGCACGGTAGATGACCGCCGGAACGCGTGCCTTTGCCTCGGCTTCGTAGAGCGCGTTACGTGCTTCAAACCCGGGATGCCGCAGCGTCTCTTCGATCGGTTGCAGAATATGCCGCTTCTGTACTCCCGTGTTCTCAATCAACCGCAGCGCCAGGCCCAGCTGTGGATGGTCAGCGTGCACAGAGCGGGCCAGATCGAGGGTCTGCTCCATGGTGATCACAAACTCTGGAACGGAAACAGCAGGCCTGCACAGAGTCGCCATAATGCGGTATCTTCCCCCTCGCCTCAGCCCCGGAGCGTGGTCAAAGCCCCGTGGTTCACGCCCGCTTGTTCATGCCCACTTCCGAATTTTGGAATATGTCGGACGGAAATCCCACAAAAATCTCTGAAACTAACTCGATGGGATGACGCTTACCGCCCCAGCCGTCTACAACCGTTCGGCCAACACCTCCGCGAGATGACGGGCATGAGCGCCACCGAGCTGGGCGAGCTGGGTGCGGCAGGAGTAGCCGTCGGCAAGCAGCTCGGCCCGTGGGTCGGCCCGTCGTACAGCGGGCAGGAGCTGGTCCTCGGCGCAGGCCCGGGAGACCTCGAAATGGCCTTTCTCAAAGCCGAAGTTCCCCGCGAGCCCACAGCAGCCGGTGGACAGCTGACCGGTCAGCCCGGCCCGTTCCCGCAGTCGGCGGTCGGCGGCGTCGCCGATGACCGCGTGCTGGTGACAGTGGGTCTGTCCGGCCACCGGCCGGTCAACGCGCGGCGGCTCCCATTCCGGGGCGTACTCCTCCAGGGTCTGTGCGAAGGTTCGTACGGCCGAAGCGAGTTCCCGGGCGCGTGAATCCTCCGGCAGCAGCTCGGGCAGATCAGTGCGGAGCGCCGCCGCGCAGGGCGGCTCCAGTACGGCAACGGGAAGCCCGGCGGCCAGGGCCGGTTCCATCCGGTCCAGGGTGCGGCGCAGCACCTTACGGGCCCGGTCGAGCTGGCCGGTGGAGACATAGGTGAGGCCGCAGCAGACCGGCTCCGGCGGGACCGTAATGCGGAGCCCGGCCTGTTCGAGGACCTCAACCGCCGCCGATCCGGCCTCCGGAGAGAGGTAGTTGGTAAAGGTGTCCGGCCACAGCACGACCCGCTGACCGGCCGCCTCCCGCTCCCCCTCCCGCCCCCGCCACCACCGGGTGAAGGGCGTACGGGCCAGCGGCGGAACAGCACGCTCGGGTGTGATGCCACCCATCCGCTTGGCCAGCGCCGCCAGCGGAGTGCTGGCCGCCGCGTTCAGCAGCGGGGCCACCCGGCCGGCCGCCGCCAGCCGCAGCCACAGCGGCAGCCAGCCCATCGAATAGTGCGCCATCGGGCGGCGTCGGCCCGCGTAGTGGTGAGAGAGAAACTCTGCCTTGTACGTGGCCATATCCACGCCGACCGGGCAGTCGCTCTTGCACCCCTTGCAGGACAGACAGAGATCGAGCGCCTCGTACACCTCCCGCGACCGCCAGCCATCGGTGATGACGTCCCCCGCCAGCATCTCGTGCAGCAGCCGGGCCCGCCCCCGCGTCGAGTGCTGCTCGGCACCGGTCGCCCGGAAGGACGGGCACATCACATTCGCACCGGCAGTCGTATTACGGCACTTGGCGACCCCGACACAGCGGCGGACGGCGGCCGAGAAGTCGCCACCGTCTTGCGGATAGGCGAAGGCCACGTCCACCGGCTCCTGCGGCAGCACGGCGAAGCGGAGGTTCTCGTCGATACGGTGCGGCCGGGCCAGCATTCCCGGATTGAGCTTGCCCGCCGGGTCCCAGAGATCCTTGAAACGGCCGAAGAGGGCGACCATCTCCTCGCCGTACATCTTCGGCAGCAGCTCAGCCCGCGCCTGCCCATCGCCGTGCTCCCCCGACAGCGAGCCGCCATGCGCGACCACGACATCGGCGAGGTCGTACGAGAAGCGCCGGAACCGCTCGATGCCCTCCTCGCTCAGCAGATCGAAGTCGATCCGCACATGAATGCACCCGTCCCCGAAGTGCCCATACGGCAGCCCGCGCAGCTCGTAGTCGCGCAACAGCGCCCGGAAGTCCCGGAGATACGCCCCCAGCCGCTTCGGCGGCACCGCGCAGTCCTCCCAGCCGGGCCAGGCCTCGGAGCCGTCCGGCATCCGGGTCGCCGTGCCGGACGCGTCCTCCCGGATACGCCACAGGGCACGCTGCTCCGCCGCCTTCGTGACCAGGGCATAGTCACCGGCACCATCAGCGACAGCGGCCCGGCACAGCGCCTCCGCCCGCCACCGTGCCTCCTCCGGGCTGTCACCCCCCACCTCCACGAACAGCCAGGCTCCGCCCCCCGGCAGCGGGGCCCGCGCGGCCTTCCCCACCAGGTCACTGGCCATGCCCTCCACGGTGAGCGGCTCGAACGGCAGCAGCCCGGCCGCCGCCTCCGCCGCCCCGCTCTCGTCCCCGTAACCCAGCACCGCCAGCACCCGGGCCCCCGGGGCCGCCACCAGCCCGACGGTCGCCTCGGTCAGCACACCCAGGGTGCCCTCACTCCCCGTATAGGCGCGGGCCCAGTCCTCCCCCTTCTCCGGCAGCAGCTCATCCAGCGCGTACCCGGAGATCCGCCGTGGCAGCTCCGGAAATCCCGTCCGCAGCCGTGCCAGCTCTCCCCGCACCAGCTCCAGCCCGCCCTCGCGCAGCCGCGCGGGGACACCGTCCCCACCCGGGCTGAGGCGCGCCCGCTCACCCCCGTAGGTCAGGACGGTCAACTCCCGCACATTGTCAGCGGTAGTCCCCCAGGCCACCGAATGGGACCCGCACGCGTTGTTCCCCACCATCCCCCCGAGGGTGCAGCGGCTGTGCGTCGACGGATCAGGGCCGAAGGTGAGCCCGTACCGCCCCGCCGCCGACCGCAGCTCATCAAGGATCACCCCCGGCTGCACCACGGCGGTCCGTGTCTCCGCGTCAATCTCCACGATCCGGTTCATATGGCGGGTGAAGTCCAGTACGACCCCTGCCCCCGTGGCCTGCCCGGCAATGGACGTACCGGTCCCCCGTGCCACCACCGGCACGCCGCGCTGCCGGCACACCGCGAGCGCCGCGGCGACGTCCTCATCGTCACGGGGCACGACGACGCCGACCGGGACCCGGCGGTAGTTGGAGGCGTCCATCGTCATCAGGGCCCTGCTCGCCGCGTCGAACTCCACTTCGCCCCGCACAACCTCGCGAAGCTCAGCCGCCAATCCCGTGATATCCCGTTCCTCAGTCATGCTCCCAGCGTGCCCCCACACACGCCGTCCAGCGCGCGCACTCACCGATGCGCTTCCCATATGGGTTAATTCACCGCTACGCAGACATGAGTGGCCTTCCCTATGGGGAGAGTTGGACCGCTTTGCCCCCAAAGGAGGTTCAGTCATGAATACATCCAGCTCCGTACCGACATGCTCCTTCACCCATGTCACCGCTCTGGAATTCGACCCGCAGCTGCGACAGCTCATGACCGAGGCCCCGCTCACCCGTATCCGCATGCCGTACGGCCAGGGCACCGCATGGCTCGCCACCAGGTACGACGACGTCCGTACCGTCACCAGCGACCGCCGTTTCAGCCGCAAGGCCGTCACCGGCCGCGACTTCCCGCGGATGACTCCGGAACCGATCGTCCAGGACGAAGCGATCAACCTCATGGACCCTCCGGAGCACAGCCGGCTCCGGCGACTGGTCGCCAAGGGATTCACCACCCGGCATGTCGAGCAGCTGCGGCCCAGGACCCAGCAGACCGTGGACAGCCTGCTCGACGCCATGGAGGAACACGGACCGCCCGCCGACGTCGCCGCGCACCTGGCGGCACACCTTCCCCTCACCACCATCTGCGAACTCCTGGACGTCCCCGAGGCCGACCGGCCGGAGCTGCGGCGCAACGCCGTCGCCCTGATGAGTACCGGACGAGCCGACCGCGATGGCCAGCTGACCGCCAAGGCCGCGCTGCGCTCCTACTTCACGGAGCTCACCGCCCGGCGGCGCCGCGAGCCTGGCGAGGACCTGCTCAGCACGCTGGCGCAGGCGCGGGACGGAGCGGAGGTGCTGGACGACGAGGAGCTGGCGGTGATGGGCATGGTCCTGCTCCTCACCGGACACGACACCACCACGTATCAGATCAGCAACATCACCTACACCCTGCTCACCCACCCTGAGCAGCTGGCCAAGCTACGCGCCGACCCGGAGCTGCTGCCGCAGGCCCTCCAGGAGCTGCTGCGATTCATCCCCTTCCGCAAGGGGGTTGGGATCCCGCGGATCGCCACCGAAGACGTCGAGCTGGGCGGCGTGACCATCCGCGAGGGCGACACCGTCCATGTGTCCTACCTGGCCGCCAACCGCGACTCGGAGACCTTCGACCACCCCGAGGAGCTGGACCTGGAGCGGGACGGTACGGCGCATATGACCTTCGGCTGGGGCAGCCACCACTGCATCGGCTCCCATCTGGCCCTCATGGAGCTTGAGGTCGCCATCGGGACGCTGCTGACCCGCTACCCGGCACTGCGGCTGGCGGTCCCGCCGGGCGAGGTCAAGTGGAACACCAGCTCCATCTGGCGCTACCCCCTGGCCCTCCCGGTCACGTGGTGACGCGGATGCGTCGCCTCACCCGCCTTCCGCCGGTGGGTGGGTCGGGGGTGGTCCGGGGTGGGCCGTTCCGGACCCATGATTTACGGCCCGACGCGCGGCGGCGTTGAGTCAACCGGTTAAGCCCCTGTCGGCCCACAAATCACGGGCAAGCGTCCGGAACAACCCACCCCTCCCCCAGCCTGGCGGCTGGGAGGTGCCCCCACCCCACCCCCTCACGTAGCGGCCCGCTCACCTGCGGCTGCGCGGCTACGGGCTGACGGTACGTACCGGGTCAAGCAGTGGGGCCCCGTGACCTCTTCGCCGAGCTGGCTGACGCCGCCGCGTGGTGGCGTAACGCCGGGCGTCCGGAAGTCTCCCGGTTCGGTGTCACGGTCGCGGCCGACAGCGAAACGGTGTGGCTCGATTCGCCGGACAACCCAGTAGCTGGCGAGCCGCCATCAGGCCACGCAGTGGGTCACTAAGGGCTATACGGGCCGCCCACGGCCCAGGCCTGGTGCATCGCGTCGGCAAAGGCCGCCGCGATGCGGTGCTCGCCGCTCGGTGACGGGTGGGTGCCGTCGTAGGTGTCGCGGTGGATGTCGTAGTCCGGTGGTGCTGAGGCCAGGAGGAGGGGGGAGGCGGGTGTGGAGTGGTCGGCGACTGCCTTGGCCAGGAGTTCGTTGAAGCGCTCGCACTCCGTACCGAAGTCGGGGTCCGACTCGGCGCGGATATTGGGTATGACCGGCAGCAGTACCGCCTGCACATCCGGTTTGGCCGAGCGGGCCTCCGTGATGAAGCGGTGGACGTTCGCGGCGGTCTGCTCGGCGTTCGTATAGAAGCCGAGGTCTATCAGGCCGAGGGAGACCAGCAGCGTGTGGGGCCGGTGGATGCGGACGGCGTCAGCGATCAAGGGGGTCATCTGCAGCCACCCCTCGCCCCAGCCGGCGAGATGGTGCCGGGCGCGCTCCGGGAAGCCGGGGTCGCCGTAGTCGTAGGAATCCCCGAACAGCGCGTCACGCGGCCCGACGAGCCGGAACGGCCCGCCGTACGTGCGGCACAGGTGCTGCCAGAGGCGGTAGCGCCAGGTGAAGTCGCCGGCGCTACCGATCGTCATCGAGTCGCCGACGCACATGATCCGCACTGGGTCATCTTCCCGGATAACCACCCTGACCTCGACGTGATGCCGGTCACGCGGCATTTCGCTGGGAGTGGCAGGCTTAGCACCATGCGAAAAAGTGTCTGCGCGCTTGCCGTTGCGGTGGGGCTGGTCGTGACGGGACCGGTGGGGGTGGCCGTCGCCGAGGGGCCCGAGTCCTTCACCATCGAGGATTCGCGGATCGTCGAGTCCAGCGGGCTGGCCGCCAGCAGCACCCATAAGGGGATCTACTGGACGCACAACGACAGCGGCTACGCGCCGAATGTCTACGCGGTGGACAGCAAGACCGGTAAGACGGTGGCTACGATCTCACTGAGCGGCATCGAGGGACGGGACCTGGAGGCGATCTCCATGGGCCCCGACGGTGATATCTACGTGGGCGATATCGGGGACAACCTCGGGGGGAACTGGCCCGAGGTGTGGATCTACCGCTTCGCCGAGCCCAAGGAGCTGCGCGACCAGACCATCCAGCCCACCCGCTACACCGTGCGCTACGCGGACGGCCCCCGCGACGCCGAGTCGCTGGCGGTGCACCCCACCACGGGCCGGGTCTATATCGTCGGCAAGAACGAGGACGGGGATGGGCTGTACGCGGGGCCCGAGGAGCTGTCGAGCAGCGGTGTGAACACCTTCCAACGAGTCGCCGGTATCGATCTATGGGCGACGGACGCCGCCTTCTCCCCGGATGGCAGCCGACTCGCGGTGCGCGGCTACTTCGGCGGGATCATGTACGCGTGGAAGGACGGAAAGCCCAAGCGGATCGGACGGCTGAGCGTGCCCATCCAGCGGCAGGGGGAGTCGATGACCTTCACCCCGGACGGCCGGACGCTGATGTACGGCTCGGAGGGCGAGCGCAGCGAGGTACGGCCAGTGGAGCTGTCCGGGGAGCAGCTGCCGGTCAGCGTGGCAGAGCCGGAGGAGAAGGAGACGGAAGGGGAGAAGGGGGCGGGTGGCCCCGGGAAGTCCGGTGGCTCGGGGGGCGACGCCCCCGGTTCCGGGCAGGAGAGCAACCTCGTCCTCGGCGGGGTGGTCTTCGCGGTCGCGGCCGGGGCATGGATGGGGCTGCGGCGGCTGTTCCGGCGCCGCGACTGAAGGGACAGACGGGGCGCGGTCAGCCCTGCTCGGCT
This window harbors:
- a CDS encoding acyclic terpene utilization AtuA family protein, yielding MLDCFSGRCHADVAPTREGPNVLRIANASGFYGDRFDALRDMLTGGPLDVLTGDYLAELTMLILGRGQQQDPARGYATTFLRQLEEGLGLAQAHGVKLVSNAGGLNPAGLADAIRELADRVGVPVRVAHVEGDDLRGARQWGEDVITANAYLGGAGIAECLRAGADVVVTGRVTDAALVTGPAAAHHGWAADDWDALAGAVVAGHVLECGTQATGGNYAFFGEHDVRRPGFPIAEIHPDGSAVITKHPGTGGAVTAGTVTAQLLYETGGARYAGPDVTARLDTVRLVGEGTDRVRIEGVRGEPPPPTLKVGLTRLGGFRNEVVFVLTGLEIEAKAALVQEQMADVLGKRRPGPEQVSWSLARTDWLDAPVQEEASAVLRLVVRDRDPDAVGRLVSSAAVELALASYPGFHLTAPPGKASPYGVFEAAYTAAETVTHTAVLPDGRRIGVPPAPRSQELAEVPQPPLPEPLTGYGATRRAPLGLVAGARSGDKGGSANVGVWARDGNQETWRWLAHTLTADRFRALLPETAELPVVRHVLPNLRALNFVVDGLLGEGVASQARFDPQAKAVGEWLRARHLEIPEVLL
- a CDS encoding S1 family peptidase, producing the protein MRPTLRIAAAGLASTAAVALIATTAPTAQAAPSGADRAKPGARIVGGGDVSNDAYPFMVALLSKGKGNAKKRQFCGGSLVNPYVVMTAAHCVDHQQPKNLQVAVGRTVLSNAQQGQIRNIRKPQGEGDPGGIVVHPRYAKGEQAYDVAFLELAKPVTGIKPIKMPTAGTDALIRPGAKATVIGWGNTDTDLPHSPDRLRKVNVPILSHNECKVAYSDYDRKVNICAGKEGKDSCQGDSGGPIFRKVPGREDIIQIGVVSWGDGCAEQGAPGVYTSTSSAKLWNTLGESPEGKRLKQRLKR
- a CDS encoding type III polyketide synthase; protein product: MATLCRPAVSVPEFVITMEQTLDLARSVHADHPQLGLALRLIENTGVQKRHILQPIEETLRHPGFEARNALYEAEAKARVPAVIYRALDDAGLRTADIDLIIYVSCTGFMMPSMTAWMINTMDFSSDTRQLPIAQLGCAAGGAAINRAHDFCTAYPDANALIVCCEFCSLCYQPTDLGVGNLLSNGLFGDGLAAAVVRGQGGTGMALERNGSYLVPDTEDWIAYRVRATGFHFMLDKRVPTTMEPLAPALRSLAAQHGWDASELDFYIIHAGGPRILDDLSRILGVPSEAFRFSRATLAEYGNIASAVVLDALRRLFDEGSPVDSARGLLAGFGPGITAEISVGRWVLRGTCRAPAIPHSRSGAIGRRP
- a CDS encoding FAD-binding and (Fe-S)-binding domain-containing protein; protein product: MTEERDITGLAAELREVVRGEVEFDAASRALMTMDASNYRRVPVGVVVPRDDEDVAAALAVCRQRGVPVVARGTGTSIAGQATGAGVVLDFTRHMNRIVEIDAETRTAVVQPGVILDELRSAAGRYGLTFGPDPSTHSRCTLGGMVGNNACGSHSVAWGTTADNVRELTVLTYGGERARLSPGGDGVPARLREGGLELVRGELARLRTGFPELPRRISGYALDELLPEKGEDWARAYTGSEGTLGVLTEATVGLVAAPGARVLAVLGYGDESGAAEAAAGLLPFEPLTVEGMASDLVGKAARAPLPGGGAWLFVEVGGDSPEEARWRAEALCRAAVADGAGDYALVTKAAEQRALWRIREDASGTATRMPDGSEAWPGWEDCAVPPKRLGAYLRDFRALLRDYELRGLPYGHFGDGCIHVRIDFDLLSEEGIERFRRFSYDLADVVVAHGGSLSGEHGDGQARAELLPKMYGEEMVALFGRFKDLWDPAGKLNPGMLARPHRIDENLRFAVLPQEPVDVAFAYPQDGGDFSAAVRRCVGVAKCRNTTAGANVMCPSFRATGAEQHSTRGRARLLHEMLAGDVITDGWRSREVYEALDLCLSCKGCKSDCPVGVDMATYKAEFLSHHYAGRRRPMAHYSMGWLPLWLRLAAAGRVAPLLNAAASTPLAALAKRMGGITPERAVPPLARTPFTRWWRGREGEREAAGQRVVLWPDTFTNYLSPEAGSAAVEVLEQAGLRITVPPEPVCCGLTYVSTGQLDRARKVLRRTLDRMEPALAAGLPVAVLEPPCAAALRTDLPELLPEDSRARELASAVRTFAQTLEEYAPEWEPPRVDRPVAGQTHCHQHAVIGDAADRRLRERAGLTGQLSTGCCGLAGNFGFEKGHFEVSRACAEDQLLPAVRRADPRAELLADGYSCRTQLAQLGGAHARHLAEVLAERL
- a CDS encoding cytochrome P450; this encodes MNTSSSVPTCSFTHVTALEFDPQLRQLMTEAPLTRIRMPYGQGTAWLATRYDDVRTVTSDRRFSRKAVTGRDFPRMTPEPIVQDEAINLMDPPEHSRLRRLVAKGFTTRHVEQLRPRTQQTVDSLLDAMEEHGPPADVAAHLAAHLPLTTICELLDVPEADRPELRRNAVALMSTGRADRDGQLTAKAALRSYFTELTARRRREPGEDLLSTLAQARDGAEVLDDEELAVMGMVLLLTGHDTTTYQISNITYTLLTHPEQLAKLRADPELLPQALQELLRFIPFRKGVGIPRIATEDVELGGVTIREGDTVHVSYLAANRDSETFDHPEELDLERDGTAHMTFGWGSHHCIGSHLALMELEVAIGTLLTRYPALRLAVPPGEVKWNTSSIWRYPLALPVTW
- a CDS encoding GDSL-type esterase/lipase family protein gives rise to the protein MCVGDSMTIGSAGDFTWRYRLWQHLCRTYGGPFRLVGPRDALFGDSYDYGDPGFPERARHHLAGWGEGWLQMTPLIADAVRIHRPHTLLVSLGLIDLGFYTNAEQTAANVHRFITEARSAKPDVQAVLLPVIPNIRAESDPDFGTECERFNELLAKAVADHSTPASPLLLASAPPDYDIHRDTYDGTHPSPSGEHRIAAAFADAMHQAWAVGGPYSP